In Candidatus Hinthialibacter antarcticus, one genomic interval encodes:
- a CDS encoding GspE/PulE family protein, giving the protein MTNNPGTIGRRYGELLRSLNMIETDDINRAIAIQEKTGKNLDTVLVDNGMVDETQMLDALSQHLGMESIEIKNIELPPEVLQEVPIRFVHRFNIIPVERRGDTLRIATGDPLNFNALDDLRLLLKCNIEPLLAPSDDIIAAIKKYYGIGADTMDSLLEEDGRPVEEEEFGDGNIEELSEDASIIRFVNQIMMEAVSDRATDIHIEPFEEELRIRYRIDGLLYEAVVPPSIRRYQAAVISRIKIMSDMNIAEKRLPQDGRINIRTGNTEFDLRVSTIPTPYGESIVIRILNRDSTIFDLKQLGFDEYSLERFENLITKPHGIILVTGPTGSGKTTTLYATLSKLNKMDVKILTIEEPIEYHLKGIVQVQVTSKIGLTFASVLRSFLRQDPDIILVGETRDHETAEIAIQAALTGHLVFTTLHTNDAPGAITRLIDMKVEPYLVSSSVIGVVAQRLMRRVCQRCKEECFPEHDMLRGLGLLDEQYKDMKFYHGRGCEDCKFLGYRGRTAIYEIFEMTEDLRELTVERVPASKIKQMALKEGLKTLRMSALEKVQQGESTVEELIRVTQEW; this is encoded by the coding sequence ATGACGAATAATCCCGGTACTATCGGACGACGGTATGGTGAGTTGCTTCGGTCACTAAATATGATCGAAACGGACGACATTAATCGTGCGATTGCCATTCAAGAAAAGACGGGCAAAAACCTCGATACCGTGTTGGTCGATAATGGAATGGTCGATGAAACCCAGATGCTGGATGCGTTATCGCAACATCTGGGGATGGAATCAATCGAAATCAAAAACATTGAACTACCCCCGGAGGTTTTGCAGGAAGTCCCAATCCGCTTTGTCCACCGGTTTAATATTATCCCGGTTGAGCGGCGCGGCGACACATTGCGCATCGCTACCGGCGACCCGCTCAATTTTAACGCGCTAGACGATTTACGGTTGCTTTTGAAATGCAACATTGAGCCGTTGCTCGCGCCCAGCGACGACATCATCGCCGCCATCAAAAAATATTACGGCATCGGCGCCGATACCATGGACAGCCTGCTCGAAGAAGACGGGCGCCCTGTTGAAGAGGAAGAGTTCGGCGACGGCAACATTGAAGAGCTCAGCGAAGACGCCTCAATTATCCGGTTTGTGAACCAGATTATGATGGAAGCGGTTTCTGACCGCGCAACCGATATTCACATCGAACCGTTTGAAGAAGAACTCCGCATTCGTTACCGGATTGATGGTTTGCTCTATGAAGCGGTGGTTCCTCCCTCGATCCGGCGCTACCAGGCAGCGGTCATCTCGCGTATCAAAATTATGTCGGACATGAACATCGCTGAAAAACGCTTGCCGCAGGATGGGCGAATCAACATTCGAACGGGCAATACGGAGTTTGACCTCCGCGTGTCGACGATTCCGACGCCGTACGGCGAGAGCATCGTTATTCGTATTTTGAACCGTGACAGCACCATCTTCGATTTGAAACAACTCGGCTTTGATGAATATTCCCTTGAGCGCTTTGAAAACCTCATTACCAAACCGCACGGAATTATCCTGGTTACAGGCCCGACGGGAAGCGGTAAAACCACCACGCTCTACGCGACTTTGTCCAAACTCAACAAAATGGACGTGAAAATCCTCACCATTGAGGAACCGATCGAATATCACTTGAAGGGCATCGTCCAAGTCCAGGTAACGTCGAAAATCGGGTTGACCTTTGCGAGCGTCTTGCGCTCGTTCTTGCGGCAGGATCCCGACATCATCCTGGTGGGTGAAACCCGCGACCACGAAACGGCGGAAATCGCCATCCAGGCTGCGCTAACCGGGCACTTAGTTTTTACTACGCTTCACACCAACGACGCACCCGGCGCGATTACGCGACTGATTGATATGAAGGTCGAACCGTACCTGGTTTCGTCGTCGGTCATCGGCGTCGTCGCGCAACGCTTGATGCGGCGCGTTTGCCAGCGTTGTAAGGAAGAGTGTTTTCCTGAACACGATATGCTGCGCGGTTTGGGGCTATTGGATGAACAATATAAGGACATGAAATTTTATCATGGTCGCGGCTGCGAGGATTGCAAATTTCTGGGCTACCGAGGTCGGACAGCGATCTATGAAATTTTTGAAATGACGGAAGACCTGCGTGAATTGACGGTCGAGCGGGTCCCCGCCAGCAAGATCAAGCAAATGGCGTTAAAAGAAGGCCTGAAAACGCTGCGCATGAGCGCGTTAGAGAAAGTGCAGCAAGGCGAATCAACCGTTGAAGAATTGATCCGCGTGACTCAAGAGTGGTAA